The genomic interval CCGCGGCTGCGCGTCGATCCACCAGGAGGCGAGATCGAAGTGGTGGGAGGCCTTGTGGACGAACAGGCCGCCCGAGTTCGCCTTGTCGCGGTGCCAGCGCCGGAAGTAATCGGCGCCGTGCGCGGTGTCCAGCACCCACTCGAAGACCATCGAGACCGGCGTGCCGATGCGACCGTCGGCGATCACCTCGCGCAGGGCGCTGTTGCGCGGCGAGTAGCGGTAGTTGAAGGTGACGGTCACGCTGCGGCCGGTGCGGCGCACGGTCTCCTCGATCATCCGCGCCTTCTCCGCGTCGATCGTCAGCGGCTTCTCGACGACGACGTCGGCCCCGGCCTCGAGGCTGCGCACGATGTGCTCGGCATGGAAGCGGTCCATGGAAGTCACGATCATGCGCTCGATGCCCTGCTCGGCGATCACGTCCTCGAGGTGCTCGGGACCGACGGCGGGGACGCCCTCGAGCGCCTCGTAGTGCTCGCGGTACCACTGCATGCGCCCGGGGTTCGTGTCGAACAGGGCGACGAGCTCGGCGACGTCGGCGTGGGGGCCGGTGATCGCGTCGATGTACATCTGGCTGCGATGGCCGGTGCCGATCAGGCCGTAGCGGGTGCTCATGCGGGCTCCTTCGGGACGTCGGGAACGGAATGGGCCGCGCGCGGCGGACGGCTCCCGCTCATTTGATCCCCGTCGTCGCGAATCCGCGGATCAGGAATCGCTGGCCGAGGAGGAAGACGATGAACAGGGGGACGAGCGAGAGGACGGACATCGCGAACATGGCGCCCCAGTCGGAGGTGCCCTGGGAGTCGAGGAAGGCGCGCAGGGCGAGGGGGACGGTGAAGTTGTCCGGCGTCGTCAGGTAGATGAGGGAGCCGAAGAAGTCGTTCCACATCCACATGAACGTGAAGATCACGGTGGTCGCGATCGCGGGCGTCATGAGCGGCAGGATCACGCGGAAGAAGATGCGGAAATGTCCGCAGCCGTCGATGCGGGCGGCCTCGTCGAGCTCACGGGGGATGCCCCGGATGAACTGGACCATGAGGAACACGAAGAACGCATCGGTCGCGAGGAACTTCGGGAGGATGAGCGGGAGCATCGTGTTCACCCACCCCGTCTGGGAGAACATGATGTATTGCGGGACGATGACCACGTGGATGGGGAGCATCAGCGTCATCAGCATGACCGCGAACGCGATGTTCCGGCCCCAGAACTTGAGGCGGGCGAAGGCGTAGGCGGTGAGGGAGCAGGCGATGACGTTCCCGATCACGCAGCCCAGGACCAGCAGGGTCGAGTTGATGAGGTAGTGGGAGAACGGCTGGGACAGGGCGTTCCATCCGTTGACGTAGTTCTCGGTGTTGAAGCTGATCGGGAGCAGACCGGGATTGCGGAAGATCTCGGTGTTGGGGCGCAGGGAGCTGACGATCATCCACAGCAGCGGATAGATCATGACCAGCGAGGCGATGATCAATATCGCGTGGCGAACGATCGGTCCTACGCGCCGGGTGCGGCGGGGACGTGCCCCTGGCTGGTCGCCTGTGCGGTGGCCGCGGCCGGCCGACGCGGCGGCAGTGCCGGCGCCGGCGCCGGCGCCTGCGGGACGGGAGGGGCCGCTGGTGGT from Brachybacterium kimchii carries:
- a CDS encoding carbohydrate ABC transporter permease — its product is MTDQLTTSGPSRPAGAGAGAGTAAASAGRGHRTGDQPGARPRRTRRVGPIVRHAILIIASLVMIYPLLWMIVSSLRPNTEIFRNPGLLPISFNTENYVNGWNALSQPFSHYLINSTLLVLGCVIGNVIACSLTAYAFARLKFWGRNIAFAVMLMTLMLPIHVVIVPQYIMFSQTGWVNTMLPLILPKFLATDAFFVFLMVQFIRGIPRELDEAARIDGCGHFRIFFRVILPLMTPAIATTVIFTFMWMWNDFFGSLIYLTTPDNFTVPLALRAFLDSQGTSDWGAMFAMSVLSLVPLFIVFLLGQRFLIRGFATTGIK